One region of Populus trichocarpa isolate Nisqually-1 chromosome 4, P.trichocarpa_v4.1, whole genome shotgun sequence genomic DNA includes:
- the LOC7461187 gene encoding mitochondrial import receptor subunit TOM6 homolog, translated as MFPGMFMRKPDKAEALKQLKSHVAMFGAWVVVLRVTPYVLHYLSDEKDELKLEF; from the coding sequence ATGTTTCCAGGAATGTTTATGAGAAAACCAGACAAAGCAGAGGCTTTGAAGCAGTTGAAATCACACGTGGCCATGTTTGGTGCCTGGGTTGTTGTGCTCCGTGTCACTCCTTATGTTCTTCATTACCTCTCCGATGAAAAAGATGAGCTCAAGCTCGAGTTCTAG